The DNA region CGTGTCCACCAGCAGCATGTTTACCGCCGCTGTGTCCTTGAGCAGCGCAGTCGAGCTCCGCAGCGCTCCGCATAACTTTAAATGATTATGAATCTGCCACAGCAGGTCCGATGCAACAAAGACATCTGTCTCAATGAACTGatttggctgcagctcctgttgcTGTGTGATCCAGCTGAATATTGGAGCCGTGGCCCTTTTATAACGCTTGGCAAGGCAGCAGGTTAGGGGTTTGACGCTGAGTGCCCTCGACATCCTCCCAGCGCCGGCTCCACCGGCGTCGGCCGCtgtccagcagcaggacgaggaAACACTCCACAACACCATCACCTCGTTCTTCTCCCTGACTCcttgtctgtctatctgtcgcTCTTCATCTCCCTCATTTACACTTCCActatttctctctcctcctcttcctcctatcagttgtccatctcctccttcagcagACTATACCAGTCACTCCAGTTGTCCTCCCTGCACTTCATCTCACTGAGAGACGTGGAGCTCAAGAGCACAGcgtgacacacacgcacacacacacacacacacacacacacacacacacacacacacaccagcctgtcAGCTGACAGCAGTGCCGATTGTGGGAGTGAAGCGTCGAGGGGGCGACAGGTCTTTTTTAGAGCGACCCGGGTCAAACTACCCGCTCTCGTCTGGCGCCGTGCACGCGCGTGGGGGGCGACGCGTGCACCAACTCACCACCCCGCTCGGTCTCCTCTCCGCAGGTCTCAGATCTGCTGACGGTCACAGTGTGCTCGCTTGTTTACAATCAGCACCACCGGCAGCTGGTCTGAAATCCGACTGCTGTCACACTGGGCCCAGAACATCATGAGCACAGCTTGCCCCGAGCCTGCCTGCCCTCATTAGGTGGAGTTACTTCTGGGCTGGTTGAGCACTGCAGCTCCTACTTGTATAAAGTCACCACTGAACAGAAACTCAgcactatttttttttctttgcccGGTCCACAAGCACTTTTTCAAAAGTCCCCAGTCCCACAGTCGCTAGGAGAGACAGTGCCTGGAGGAGAAGTGGACGTGGTGATTGTGGGTGAATTGTTTCTGGTGTGAAAGTAGCAGCACCTCGTCTGCTGCACTTTTATCCTATGTGCATGTGAAAAACGGAACACGCGACGACGTTCACATTTCTCACTTTTAATTGCTGAGTCGTCGTGACGCCGCCTTCATCCCGATGAGCGCTCTAATCACCTGCACCGTCACACCTGGAGGACTCCCAGTGCAGCCATCTGGTCACAGGCTGCCTTTGCTAATTTAAACATGAGTGCTAATACTGACTCTGGGCCAGTGGCTCCATAGAAACTAAAGTGTTATCGTTACGGCTTTATCCTAATGGTTAGTGGCCCCAGTGGAGATAGAAGGAATGAGGTAAAAGTCTATAAAAAGGTGTAAAATATAACTTTTTATGAAGAATATAATGCAttaaataagtgtgtgtgtgtgaccttgcCTCCGTCTTTAACCCAAAGCCTTTCCTGCTATTGTGCAGCCGAGCCCATTGAACGCATCCACACAGTAATGAGAATTTTCTCCCCACAGTGGACTGGAACCATTTATCAGGCAAGTGGAAGACGGAGCGGCCTACAGTAACTACCCTTCCAGGGAATTCAATCACTAAACCTATTTGTTTTATCAACAATTTATCTGGTTTTAAAGCGACAGGCCGGGAAGCAGGCGAAGAGCCACCGGGTGCACGGTGTCACAGACGAGGCGAGGCACcggggaaaaacaacaacggcacagctacagtgtgtgaacagtgggggagtggggggtgggggtggggtgcaCTGCAGCGGGAGGAATGACAGTGCTCAGAAAAACAGACGGCCGCGCCGCTCGGCTGTGCATATCATTTCCTCGGCTCAAGAAGCGGCAAATAAACAGCCGTCTTGTTTTCGGATCCGACACCTGTGTTATTTCCGCGTCGCCGGCAGCGGAGGCAGCAAGTGGCTCGTGAGTGCTGGAAGTTCCGCTTTTTGTCCTCAGACGGCTGCGGAGACGCTGCCGCCGTAGTGCTGCTCCTCGGGAAGTTGCTGCCGAGTGCGACGGGATCGAACTGCAGGAggaattctgtgtgtgtgtgtgtgtgtgtgtgtgtgtgtgtgtgtgtgtgtgtgtgtgtgtgtgtgtgtgtgtgtgtgtgtgaggaatgcTGGGTAATTATGTGCTGATCCATCCTGCGGATCCACGGCCCACAGACGTGCACGGGCACCGGCGCACGTCCTGTCACCGCCGTGCAgacaaagcaaaataaatgtcGCAGGATCCTTTATGCAACTCTGActctgaagttttttttttttcaaatcggCTGCTCAACATAAATTAGCATTCGCAAGATAAATGTAATGTTTCGCGCTGTGGTAAAATGGCGCTGATGAATGATGCATGAGGATATGCAAATGAGCGGCATCCAGTCGCCGGCTGGAGTTGCCGGTTTCGCATCCTTCTGCTTCCTCCCGCTGCTCTCCTCTGTTCgtctgggagggggggggcccGTGTGGACCTTCGGCGCCGTACGGGAAGCCTGCCGGTGCCGTCCCTCGCTCCCGCCGAGTTGGGCTTTAATTGGCCCGAAAAAACTGTCTAAACACAACGCTAAAGCCGATGCAGATGGGCGTCCAGCAGACGCGGTGGAAGTGTATTTACTCCAGGCCCCCTCAGCTCTTCCCAAAAGGCTTCTTCCCAAAAGAGCGGCTGTTGCACATCCCGAAGGCCGCGGGGCTTTCAGCAGAATAATGTGCGCGGAGAGGCGGCAATTATGCGCGTTGTCGTTTCCGAGTAGCTGGAGCCAGGCAGCATGACAAATTAGCGAGCGACAGGAAAACAATTTGAGCTGGCGTCCGAGACGAGGTGAAGGGCTGCTCTAAAGAGCGCTTTAAATCTCctatggaaaacaaaaacaagaaaacgactGTTGGAACGTCTGAAAGTTTGTCTGGTCTAGGTTTCATCTGTAACCTTTGATCCAAGATGGGCCGAATGCCTCAGCGTTGATTATCAGGTTCTACCTGATTTCCTTTCCTCTATGATCTGAAGTGATTTTTAAGTCCAGGATATATCTCAGTATCTACAATGTGTCAAAATCTATGTCTAAGACTTTACTTCCCGGTAGCTCCTAAAACAACGCTTTCTGAATGAAGAGCTTTACGAGTATCAGCAAAAGAAATTTAGTTCAGCATTGGTTTTAAATTCTTTCTGCAAAGTGTAACTTAATAATTAAATACCCAACATTTACAAGATTGATCATTGCTTTTACAAGATTATGCTGCTTCTGATGGATCACTCTCACCATAGATCACATTATATATTTAGGTTTATGTTTTTGAAAAGGGAATTATTTATCCACCAAAACATCACAGTGCACTGTTCGTTATATGTTTCTATTTCAGGTTATGTTATTCTAGATGgtggaaaacagaaaatgtttatCTCCGGTTCTCTGTGATCCTTAATTAGTGTATCttaaagctgctgtgtgaatATGTACAGCAGGATTCTTGAAGGTTACAGTAACATGGCAACTGTAGATTCTGCTCCATTCtgtgaaacactaaaacaaatcaaaaagcaaCTTGGGCAGTTTCATTCCAGCATCTGCTGTCGGCATCGTTCCGTTCTGACACTAAAGGCCTCCTTTCACACCACTAATGCTCCTCGACATTGTATGAGCGATGGCCACTTCCTGTCGGCCGTCTAATTAAAGTGATCGCTTACGCGATTGCACCGATGCTAATCGGCGCTATTAGCGTCGGCACGGAGATGTCGAGTGGGAAAAATCACAACAATCACAAAGGTTGTTGTCTTGAAGGCAACGAAACAGCACACGACTGCACTGAGACAGCATCTGCTGAATCTGCTGCTCGATCAACCATCCAGTCTGGCGGACGTCCTCTACTTCTGCAGACCCCGTGACGCTCCTGGACCCGGGCGGCGCCGGTGCAGCTCCTGTTCGGCCTTCGCCTCCTCCGTGTGGGTTTCTCATCGTGGCCGCGCTGGGGCAGCACTCCAGGTGCTGTTCTCGGCCGTCTTCGCCTCACACCTCTCGTGCTTTAAAGGGCTTTTCTTATCATCGCTATGCTAATGACACCCGCCCGCTGGTCCCTGTAGCGTTTAGCTCACATGACCTATGTGGAGAACTCTAAAAATATACAGTCACTCTCTGCCCTTCCAGTACTTAATGTACTTTTTCCCTCTGTGTCGCCCGCTCCTCTTCCTTTATCCAGATTAGCATAGAAATGTGATGATATAATATAGTCTAATGCCAGGATTCATGGAGCTTTTCTAATGTGCACACTACGAATCAGTCACCGCCTTCAGTATCGCCGGAAAACCTTCAAGGAAACGTGTCCCCACCCCAGTTCACGCAGGCAGACTTCATACTCGCTGCAGAAACATTCCAGCTCGCACACAGGCCCGTGCACCAGCGCAGACCTCCGCACAGCCTCTTATTAATTCCCTGCGGGCGAGATTAGCTGCTCTATCTCTATTACGCTTGGTTAAATTGATAGCACGTGAGGCCCGCGCTCGCGTGAAATGCTGTATTGTAATTAATTGTGGCTGTGGACCATATATCACATTTCGTTCATCTTCTTTATCGCCGAGATGCACTTTCCGCACAACAGGTGAGATTACAGGCAGTTAATTGCAGTGCTTACACAACTAATCGAGCCGTTGCCTCTGATCTCTCATTTGAATTCGCGTCTCTTCGCTCTTCTTTGATCTTTGCTGTCACctggttttctctctctctctctctctcatccggCACCAGCACTGGGGTTCTGTAGaatttccatggcaacagattTTCGATCATACCTCCCCAATCATCCCGGCAGAGACGGATATGACACAACTTTGATCATAATCCTATTGATCTTTCCGTCCACATGAAGTAATACTTTATCAGCTGACCTCCATCTCTATCTTACACTTGATTGTGCAACTTCTCCGGGCGCCCAAGACAAACAGTGATTTGGAGATATTTGCACCCGAGCTTAAAACTTAGATCGTCACTTTGGGGGGAACTGCCACCTCCTGTCTTTACAACATCAAACGACACAGTGTTTACTGGATGTGTGCTCACTAAAGCGGAGCGGCTGTTTTTCAAATAACTCCCGTATCCAAGTTGCCGGTTCATTTCCCAGGGCACAGCGCCGCGCTGTCGCGCAGCCTTGCAGCCCCTCGCTCGGGACACGGGCGCCTACTTGCCCACCACTGACACTGACTACTGTTACTCGTACCCCAGAGACCTCGTGTGTGCCATTTATTTCCACCGCCAAGATTCCATTATAGCCTATTTTCTTGGATTAAGGACTGTATGATACTGTCGTTATTGTAGTTATGTGCTGGGTCCTCTGGGACGCTTTCCCTCATTCAGCTGGATAATTGTATCTTTGGGAGAAGTACCCTGAGATTTGCTCCGCTGGCACACGGGCTCCAACAGATGATTCCTAATAAGCCGCTGCAatcatttcatttcccatcaTGATGAAATGTATCTAGAATAGATGCTAAAGTCCAGTAACCATGCTGTGTATGAGATGAATGTATAGGCAGCGTTGATTGTAAcatctccttcttattgattgtGACATATCTGCACTAATAAATAGTCATAACACGTCTCGACACCGGTGTTTGTTCAAGTGTGATTATAGGTGAGGTGCAACAAGCATCAAGGCGTAACAGGTCTCACTAATGAGACACATCAAGTTCTTTACCAGATTAATTAGTTGTGCTGCTCATTAACAAATTGTTTTTTGTACTTTGTTCTGTCTGACAGAAGTTGTTCCTCTAATAACTGGAACAGAGACATGATCAACATTATGAAAATACTCATTTAGGTTCAACTTGGTAGTTAGATCCACTTAAACAAGTTAATAGATCATATTGAAGGCTACAGTGATTATGACCCCAGGAAGACAAATAGCATATTATTATGGGATCGAGTTAAAATCAAGACTCTTGAATCATGACTCATGACCTCACGcccccttttctcctctctctctggtcTTCTTTCCCTTCTGCTCTGTGGCCTCTCTGCAGCCGAGCCGTTGGAGGGAGAAGAGTACCTGGACATTATAGGCATCATGCGGAACCAAGCGGGTCGCTACGAATGCAAGGCCAGCAACGACGTGGCCACACCCGACGTCAAATACGTCAACGTGGTCGTCAACTGTAAGTAATGACGTCTGCCAGACCACACAGTCAGGAGTATTGACAGCAGTGAAGCCTGCAGTTTGAAAGTTTTGAGATGAGTCCAGGTAGACGAAAAGCACTGAAATTTTGATTACTGTAATTTTAATACTAATATTCACCTACCACATCCTCATGTAAAggcttttaaaaataacataTCCTAATTACATCTTGTCAGGAGCCTGTGATCGATCTAATGAGTGTATTACAGGAAAGACAACGCCCACTCGCTGTGATCTCTGTGATCTGAACCAGCTCATCCTCAATAATACATTTTCAGCATTCGTCCAAATGAGATATATTTCACAATTTAGTTTTTTACACTGTAGGATTTCATATTTTCGTTTTTCATTAAGACTCTCAAAGACAAACGTGCCGCACGTGATGGCTGTATTATTAGCATCTCACTGCACACGACAGCACCTCGTTATGGATTTCATgtctccctgctgctctgcagaccCGCCAACAATAAAGAAAACCCAGAGCTCGGAGACTCCGGTGGGCCGCATGGGGATGCTGCAGTGCGATGCCACCGCCGTGCCCACCCCAGAGTTTGAGTGGTACCGAGACGAGAAAAGGTAATGCATCACTCCTCACAGCAGCGTCACCAACACCTGTGTCGAGCTCATGGCGAGTCTGCAAAATGACAGGTTCACATTAAAACCATCATGGGAGACAAACGTATCCAGACCTGCTGATTAAAGCTCACGCTCTGTATCAGGATAAGTTTGCTGCTTGAGTCTCTGGAAGTGATCAAAGCAGCCGTTGCATAGATCACGCGCCATCAGCCCCATTTCTTTAAACCATCAGCTGCAGGACCGATCCACCAGCTGGGGATCGCAGGCGCTGACGCTTCGTTATTACTGTAACCGTCTCCTGAAAGTGTTCCAGTACGAGAACCCTTCTCTGGCAAATTATCGGAAACCACAAAGTGTTGGGAAATGCTTTTATAACATTATGAAAGGCTTTCACTGTGGATGCATTATGACTCTAATGGAAAGTGTTTCTGGCGTGTTTTGACCTTACTTACACTTtcattgtgtttagttttgtttgggCCTAATGAAAAATCCTGAGAAATGATGCTGGcgaactgtactgtacataatgaAACACATCTCAATTGTCACAAGTTGAGACTTAAACTGCTACAATGTGGATCCCTTTGATCCCTCTGTCAAACGTGCCCTCACTGTGGTCCCACTGTCACGCGTTTGATAATGACTAATCATCGTCTTAATCACTCGCCCCACAGTTCTTCCATTGCTCACTGAGCGTCGCTGTGCAGGACAGCTGTGATATTCTTccaagaggaggacgaggggaacAGATCGGGCAATTTATGAAGCGGAGTCGCTGGAAATCTCACTAACCCGTTTCTCATCGCACATGTAATTCCGCTGAAATGGAAATCAGGCCTCCCGCCGCACTGTCTCCCGTGAAATTGCCGATTGTGAGCGGACACAGATGTTCATCGCCGCGAGTGCGCGGACAACACTCGAGAATGATTGCGGCGTAATGACATTCaaaggcgccgccgccgccgtttcGACCCTTGTCGTGTAATAACCTGAGAGGGTCCCGTCCCTCTGACGCCGTCCAGGTCGGAGCAGCTCCGGTgcgtgataaaaaaaaaaaaacaagttaacGATGGGAATATCGCTCAAAGAACATCGCGATCTGTGATTTCACACGTGGGACAACGGCGCTAAAAGTTCTGCGGAGGAAAAATATTGGGGGAATTTTCGGAGCGTTATCACAGCTATGGTCTCTGAAGTAATAGGCCTATCACGCCAGCGCTCCAATGGAAAGATTTATGGCGGTTGAAATGTTTTGTATTATCTGTTGTTTCCAGCCTCCATCCATCTCAGTTGCTTCCTCCCCTGGAGGATTCTGGCGCCGTGCCCGCCCGTGGCCCCGTTTTCCTCTCTTTCAGGGAAAAGCGTTATTGCACTTTCTCCTCGGATGATGATGTTAATGCACCGTAATAAAATGATTTATCCCCGCTTGGCTGCTTAATTTTATAGTCGCCGTCCCCCGGAATCAGTGCTAATGCGCTGTAGCCTGTCTTGTTTACCTGATTGTTAAGGTGCGATGCTGCGCCTGCCGTTGTTCCGCTTTCAATACATTTTACCTGATCAACACTGTGAACCTGCATCAACGGGAAGAGGTCTTAGATGGGTTTGGCTTGAAATCCTGATGTAGCACCTACCTACGTACAGCAGCTACTCATTTATCCCTCGGAGCTCTTCAATATTTAGaaaatgatttgatttgattcgaTTTTCATTGCCTCCGACTCCAACTCTCCATGTGGCGCCTTTTAAAACAAGAACCCGGTAAAGTGGAGCCAAGCGCGCTCCCGGTGCCTCTGCATGATACGGCGCTAGACGCGAGGATCAAACCGCGCGTTCCGGACCACTTCGGAGTCTGCATCCCATCCTGAATGGCCGCCGTCGCTGATCAAACGAGCAGCTTTGAGCTCAGCGTGGGAGCCTCACGCACATGTTAAGGGTGTGAGATCTACAGAAGCTGATCCGATGATGCCGTCGTGAAGCAAACGCTGAGTTTACTGGTCTGATGTAGCGTAGCGTGCTATGAACGCTACGCTAGCTGCTGCTACTAGCAGGCAAACAGCAACAGCTGAATCTCAGTATAAAGAACAACGATCTGCACTTTCCTCTGTTCATCGTCACTAAATCACACCTTGTGAACTGAGTCATCTGCGTGTTTTATCATGTTTTATTCTCTTGCCGTTGGTAGAAAGTCGCcgtgttcctgctgctggcttCCAATGAAGACTTTCGCCAAAGCCCTCGTCTCATTAAATCTCATTTAATTCCCTCGTCACACTGTATTTTAACAAAGAAGCCGGACCTGTTCTGGCTCATTTCACCCACACCCTCAGACACAGGATTACTTTTGTAAACATCTATTTCATTTGTGCCCCTAATCTCCTGTAATGCTCTTTAAATATGATTTATTGAGAAAGTCACAGTATTAAAACTCTCCCTTGGTTCTGGACCCGCGGACCCGCCCCTCTCTCTGTCAGCCTCGCCTCCTCCAACCTTAGGCCCGTCCATCATCCCCATGAAAACACGAACCAGAGCCCGCGCTCACGCCGTGCACGGTGCAGCGAGCTGTGAACCAACCTGTCAGTCACGTTCGTCATCTTAATTCACCTTCAGACTGAAGCTCTAAAACCACACGGCTTCTCCTTTTTACAAGTCCGTCCATGGGAAAACCCACAGCGAGCTGTTGGCCGACATGACAGACAGATATGTTTGTTGTTCTGGCAGCTGACGCGTGTCCGTCACCGGCGCCGGCCCCCTTTTCAATCATCTGCGGGTTCCAAGTCTCAGCAGGACCCTCCACTTGATTTCATTCATCATTGGCCTTGGATCATAACAGCCCTGTCACTCTCCCTGGCAGCGATAACCTACTTTAGATGCTCCCACACGCCGCAGAATCAAATCTGTCCGTCCCGTGATTCGCTCCGCTCCCTCGTCCCCGCCGCCCGGCGACCGCCGCGCGCCCTCGGCCAAACGGAGGGGTCCAATCGTTTCGCTGCGAGGGTCGAACGCAGTGGCGCGGGCGCCGGCCGGCGCCGAGCGGAccgctgctgccctctgcctgcGGAGGAGGGCGTGGGCGGCGAGGACGCCCCAAAACGGGCCTCCGAAAGGTTCAGACGGGCACAGTGAGTGCCAACCGGTCTGACGTGTGTTGGTGCGtgacagatggaggagctggaaaaGGCATGAAAGAGTGTGGCACCTTCATGAATGTTTAATACTTAGTCTGAGACTTTGTTGGTTTACTTCCCtgttttatctctctctctctctctctctctctctctctctctctctctcgtttgaCCCCTTTCGGTGACCTCATCCCTCACACACCGCCACCGCTCCCAAGGTGTCCCCCGTGGGAACGGCCTCAGCGCCTTATCGAGTGTCCCCCTCCCCAGCGAGTCAAGTTGGAAGCACTTCTTATGTTAATACTTTCTATCAGCCGAGCGCGCGTCAGCACAAACGCCTCGCTCCCCTGCTCGAACTCCGATTACCACATTATCCCGACTTAAGCAGGATTAGTTGAGGCGCCCTAAATGAACTGCACCTCATTCATGATATGAAAGCGCCCAATCAGCCGCCGAACAAGCGCGGTCCATTATGTGTGCTGAGTTGTTTTAGAGTTTTATGTGGTTGCGGTGACGTTCGGTTCATCGGCGAGGGGCGCACGCCGAGTCAGCAAGTTGCACTGATTCATCCCATGTCGAAGGGGTTCAAGGTTGAGGTAATGGATTGTCAAAGGTTTGGTGGTCGATCAGATTCCCAGAGGTGGAACGTGAGGCTGGATGCCGACGTCCACATGGGAAAAATCCTCTTTAATCACACAATAACAAACCATAGCAGAGGAATGAGAGAGCACTGCACATGCGCAGCATCACGGCaggctgtttgtctgttcaTTTCCACGAGGAGGAAGCGCTCCACAAAAAGGACAGTGACATCGCTCTTCTGTAGAAAACCGCCTCGcggtgcattttctttttttttttttgcaggtcaGGGTCAAAGATGGCTTCCTGGCGAAGGCTGCGGTTTGCTGAACCGTTCCAAAATGAGAACCTTATCTCCGCCCACGCTCAGAAAGGTCACCGACGTCAGACTGCCCCCTGCGACTCGGCAGTGATTACCCGCGCACACGTCCAACTTATGATGGAATACAATTTTAAGCTGTTTGCTCTTGTAGTAAATACTTGGCTGCTTGTAGATCCAGCCTTAAGCGCCGTCTACTCTTTTGACACTGCGTGCGGCGTGAAATGTGATTTCTATAGGGAGGAATTCAACGATGTTGACATCATCGCAGCGATAAATATTTCAGATCATGTTTGTACCACGGCGCCACGTTTTCTGCGAAGCCTCCAGGATGTCGCACCGCACGCAGCTGAGTCTCTTCAGTGTCGCGTCAGGTGTCGTGTTGCTGCCAGGCCGATAATCAGGCCTATTTTTAGGCCACGGCTTCCCATGAACTCAGTTTTGCTCAGAATCCAAGATATTTGTTGATGAATTATTCGCTTTGACGCCACTAAACGCGTCTGCATGTGTCTCCTCTCCAGACTGTCCAATGCCCAGGGCCTCAACATCCAGATTCTTGGCACCACCACTATTCTCATGATCGCTAACGTCACCGAAGAGGATTATGGGAACTACACCTGCGTGGCCTCGAACCGACTGGGAGTCCAGAATGCCAGCGTTTTCCTCTATAGTGAGTACACGCAAAGGAACATCAGACAGGCtcatattcatatattcatacgtaacaaatattaaatgtaGGACTTTAAATCTACATTTTCACACACGCCTCACACTGTTTAACTCCAGTGTAAAATGGGCAGAGAAGCAGTAGAAATGTGGTGGGATGAAGCTTCGAGGCACATCTGGCCCGTCTCCCTCAGCGGCGCCGCAGCAGGTGTTTTCCGTGGGTTCGCTCCAGAAGCCGAGCGGCGAAGCGCCCATTTGAGCCGGCTCCCGCGGCGTCTCAGTGCGGCGCCGGAACAATGGCGTCGCGCACAACACGGACCATTGAGCGGATATTTAACGTGGCTTTTAGTGGGAAAGGTGCTCTGTTGTCTCTGCCAGCATTAAAAACGCTGTGAAAGGTTCAACTCAACGAGCACAAAGTGGTAAAAAACAGATTGTGAACCCTGTGAACACGGCTTTTTGAGTGGTTTTATTTGTGatgatttgttgtgtttgcacGTGTCTCAGCAATAAAGAAGTTCCAGCTTTGGATGCTTCTCACGTCTTTTGCTCATGCTTAACAAATTCACTGCATTGAGCACTTTGCacacttctttgtgttttctatcttttattttctctttctttttatcaTTTATGCCTGTATCTCTGCACAGACCCATAAATGGGCTTTAACTTGTGTCAGTACCACCACATGGCCACTAGATGTCGCTACATCTCCAAAGTCTGTCACATACTCAATAGTTTTTAGACAAGCTGCATCTAATTTGTTTAAGACTGTCGATAAGATGCCGATGGTATTTTCGGACTCAGATTAATGAAGTGTTTTAATTTTACACCTACTTTAATTGaatcttccctccctcctccccgtttcctctctttctctctgtttagGACCTGGGACGGGTCGAGATATCAACGGCTCTGCCTGCGTATCTCAATCACTGTGGCTCCTGTTGGCGTCCTTCGCCTGCCTTTTCTTCAAGTGTTAATAgcactgtcctcctccttctcatctcccctccctcctggcttccttcccctctcctcctcctttcctccagcTCACCGACATCCCTATCGCTACGGTACCTTATTAccagctcctccgcctccccgTCCTCCCTCGTCCAGACTGTTTGCATCATGATACAAAAACCTTACGTGCTCTCAAGCACCGCTTAGAGATATTACAAAACATGATGGGGTACGAGTAAAGTTAtgagaacaacaaaaaacatgatATGAAGGACAGAACAAGCAAACAGTGatccttttttcatttcttctgtttttttgctaTATCTTGTCTTCTGGGTCTGGACCGGGTTTCggaatttgttgtgtttttgccgTCACGGGAATGAAAAGCAGAGGCGACTCGCAGTGTCGCCAACAATCATTTGTGTCTAGAGGTACTGAGGATAAAAGGTGTATTGCtttctttccccattattttagCTAAAATTGGTAAATATTAATGAGCAACATGCAAATCTCTgccaaatatatatatgtatatgtatagaTCTGATTCTAACACATGCAGAAATTAAGGGAAATGAATAGGATCGAACCTAACATTTAATCTGAACTAACATAATCTGATTCTACTGACACAACATCAGTCAGGTCCAAT from Betta splendens chromosome 13, fBetSpl5.4, whole genome shotgun sequence includes:
- the lsamp gene encoding limbic system-associated membrane protein isoform X4, giving the protein MHYFWIYSVWIPGVAFLFGFQGFPVRSVDMQRATDNITIRQGDTAIIRCYVDDKVSRVAWLNRSNIIFAGQDKWSLDPRVDLVTKGQLEYSLRIQKVDVYDEGSYTCSIQTKQQPKTSQVYLIVQVPASIYKVSEDITVNEGSNVTLSCLASGRPDPAITWRLLNPSAEPLEGEEYLDIIGIMRNQAGRYECKASNDVATPDVKYVNVVVNYPPTIKKTQSSETPVGRMGMLQCDATAVPTPEFEWYRDEKRLSNAQGLNIQILGTTTILMIANVTEEDYGNYTCVASNRLGVQNASVFLYRPGTGRDINGSACVSQSLWLLLASFACLFFKC
- the lsamp gene encoding limbic system-associated membrane protein isoform X3; this translates as MRYFWIHAAWIPGVAFLFGFQGFPVRSVDMQRATDNITIRQGDTAIIRCYVDDKVSRVAWLNRSNIIFAGQDKWSLDPRVDLVTKGQLEYSLRIQKVDVYDEGSYTCSIQTKQQPKTSQVYLIVQVPASIYKVSEDITVNEGSNVTLSCLASGRPDPAITWRLLNPSAEPLEGEEYLDIIGIMRNQAGRYECKASNDVATPDVKYVNVVVNYPPTIKKTQSSETPVGRMGMLQCDATAVPTPEFEWYRDEKRLSNAQGLNIQILGTTTILMIANVTEEDYGNYTCVASNRLGVQNASVFLYRPGTGRDINGSACVSQSLWLLLASFACLFFKC